Proteins encoded within one genomic window of Onychostoma macrolepis isolate SWU-2019 chromosome 11, ASM1243209v1, whole genome shotgun sequence:
- the LOC131549682 gene encoding adenosine receptor A1 produces the protein MPGVLGLYIGMEVLIALSSVIGNVMVVWAVRINRSLRDTTIYFIVSLALADIAVGALVIPLAITISIGLKTHFYSCLLVACTVLVLTQSSILALLAIAIDRYLRVKIPMSYKRVVTPKRAGTAVIACWMVAIVVGLTPMLGWNNLEKLRQSNGTLGANLLVTCEFENVISMEYMVYFNFFGWVLPPLILMLLIYAEIFYMIHKQLNKKVTANQTDPTRYYGKELKLAKSLALVLFLFAVSWLPLHILNCITLFCPTCDNSMCLLYVAILLSHGNSAVNPIVYAFRIKKFRNAFVKIWKQYVCCTEEPRLGNRPSFRIDSKERRLRDNDI, from the exons ATGCCTGGTGTCCTGGGTCTTTACATTGGGATGGAGGTGCTCATCGCCCTTTCCTCTGTCATTGGGAATGTGATGGTGGTCTGGGCTGTGAGAATCAACCGATCTCTACGGGACACGACCATTTATTTCATCGTCAGTCTGGCTCTGGCGGACATTGCTGTCGGGGCACTTGTCATCCCTCTGGCCATAACCATAAGCATCGGACTGAAGACTCATTTTTACAGCTGTCTGCTCGTTGCATGTACTGTACTGGTGCTAACGCAAAGTTCAATACTCGCCCTCCTGGCTATTGCTATTGACCGCTATCTGAGGGTCAAGATACCAATGAG ctaTAAAAGAGTGGTGACTCCAAAGCGTGCTGGCACCGCAGTGATAGCATGCTGGATGGTGGCCATCGTAGTTGGCCTGACGCCCATGTTGGGTTGGAACAATCTGGAGAAGCTACGCCAGAGCAACGGCACCTTGGGTGCTAACCTTCTCGTAACCTGTGAGTTTGAGAACGTCATCAGTATGGAGTACATGGTCTACTTCAACTTCTTCGGATGGGTGCTGCCACCGCTCATCCTCATGTTGCTCATCTACGCTGAGATCTTCTACATGATCCACAAGCAGCTCAACAAGAAGGTCACCGCCAACCAGACCGACCCCACTCGATATTACGGGAAAGAACTCAAGCTGGCGAAATCTCTCGCACTGGTGCTCTTCTTGTTTGCAGTCAGCTGGTTGCCGCTGCATATCCTGAATTGCATCACTCTCTTCTGCCCTACTTGTGACAATTCAATGTGCCTTCTTTACGTGGCGATCTTGCTCAGTCATGGTAACTCCGCTGTCAATCCCATCGTTTATGCATTCCGCATTAAGAAATTCCGGAATGCTTTCGTTAAGATCTGGAAACAGTATGTGTGTTGCACGGAGGAACCGCGTCTGGGCAATCGGCCCAGCTTTCGCATAGACAGCAAAGAGAGAAGACTGCGGGACAATGACATCTGA
- the LOC131549683 gene encoding bcl-2-like protein 15 — protein MAAADFQKQTCDVIHCLLQYNELHFDMVESDGPEDENSFDPIKIASKLRELGDDYDERVIQPLMKNVQKAAADQVMTAFSDSVESLCKMWVVERAEVASEKQLLKAAITLGLFMTKNCPDKTNVVEVAMMGFINNRLTNWIAEQGGWVSFSKNSM, from the exons ATGGCGGCAGCTGATTTTCAGAAACAAACATGCGACGTCATACACTGCCTCTTACAATATAATGAACTACATTTTGATATGGTGGAGTCTGATGGCCCTGAAGATG AAAACTCATTTGACCCTATAAAAATAGCCTCAAAGCTCAGGGAACTGGGTGACGATTATGATGAGCGAGTGATCCAGCCATTGATGAAGAATGTACAGAAAGCTGCAGCCGATCAG GTGATGACTGCCTTCAGTGATAGTGTGGAAAGCTTGTGTAAGATGTGGGTTGTGGAAAGGGCAGAAGTGGCCTCAGAGAAGCAGCTTCTCAAGGCCGCCATCACACTGGGACTCTTTATGACGAAAAACTGCCCTGACAAGACGAATGTTGTCGAGGTCGCTATGATGGGATTCATCAACAACCGTCTAACAAACTGGATTGCAGAGCAAGGGGGCTGG GTCTCTTTCTCTAAGAACAGCATGTGA